From Blattabacterium cuenoti, the proteins below share one genomic window:
- the ftsA gene encoding cell division protein FtsA, with protein MEYQDIAIGLDVGTTKIVAMVGRKNEYNKIEILGIGRSKSIGVHRGVVNNITQTIDAIREAVSEAENSSGLKIKEVIVGIAGQHIRSLQHNDNITRLDFENVINKSDIQRLIDQVHKLIMLPGEEIIHVLPQEYKVDSQAEIKEPIGMYGCRLEANFHVVVGQISSIRNIGRCVKAAGLNLSGMSLEPLASAEAVLNMEEREAGVALVDIGGGTTDIAIFKDNIIRHTAVIPFGGNMITENIKTDCLIIERQAELLKIKFGSAWPGENKETEIVCIPGLRGREPKEISLKRLSKIIHTRVFEILEQVNIEIKNYGNEEQKKRLIAGIVMTGGGSQLKHIRHLTEYITGMDVRIGYSNEHISGGENGMISNPEYATSIGLVIKGLEDKEKYVCPKKDMNHSYDFLSKKINDRDPKFNKNEDMFLTKNKKRKSKSFFEIWADKFRKILNDTE; from the coding sequence ATGGAATATCAAGATATAGCTATAGGTCTTGACGTGGGGACCACAAAGATTGTAGCTATGGTAGGAAGGAAAAATGAATATAATAAAATAGAAATTTTAGGTATAGGAAGATCTAAAAGTATAGGCGTTCATAGAGGTGTCGTAAATAATATAACTCAAACTATAGATGCTATAAGGGAAGCTGTGTCTGAAGCTGAAAATAGTTCTGGATTAAAAATTAAAGAAGTTATTGTCGGAATTGCAGGACAGCATATTAGAAGCCTACAACATAATGATAACATAACTAGATTAGATTTTGAAAATGTTATAAATAAATCAGATATACAAAGATTAATAGACCAAGTTCATAAATTAATTATGCTTCCTGGAGAAGAAATTATACATGTTCTTCCACAAGAATATAAGGTAGATAGCCAAGCTGAGATAAAAGAACCTATAGGCATGTATGGATGTCGTTTAGAAGCTAATTTTCATGTAGTTGTAGGACAAATTTCTTCTATTAGAAACATTGGTAGATGTGTAAAAGCTGCAGGGTTAAATTTATCTGGAATGAGTTTGGAACCTTTAGCTTCTGCAGAAGCGGTATTGAATATGGAAGAAAGAGAAGCAGGAGTTGCTTTAGTAGATATAGGTGGTGGAACTACAGATATTGCCATATTTAAAGATAACATTATTCGTCATACAGCTGTTATTCCCTTTGGAGGAAATATGATAACAGAAAATATAAAAACGGATTGTTTAATTATAGAAAGACAAGCAGAATTATTAAAAATAAAATTTGGATCTGCATGGCCCGGAGAAAATAAAGAAACAGAAATTGTTTGTATTCCAGGATTAAGAGGTCGTGAACCTAAAGAGATTTCATTAAAACGTCTTTCTAAGATCATTCATACCAGGGTGTTTGAAATTTTAGAGCAAGTAAATATAGAAATCAAAAATTATGGAAATGAGGAACAAAAAAAACGACTTATAGCAGGAATAGTGATGACAGGTGGAGGTTCTCAATTAAAACATATTCGTCATTTGACGGAATATATTACTGGAATGGACGTCCGTATAGGTTATTCTAATGAACATATTTCAGGTGGAGAAAACGGAATGATCAGTAATCCAGAATATGCGACATCTATAGGTCTAGTTATAAAAGGGCTAGAAGATAAAGAAAAATATGTTTGTCCAAAAAAAGATATGAATCATTCTTATGATTTTTTATCTAAAAAAATCAATGATAGGGATCCTAAATTCAATAAAAACGAAGATATGTTTTTAACAAAAAATAAAAAAAGAAAATCTAAATCTTTTTTTGAAATATGGGCAGATAAATTCCGTAAAATACTGAATGATACAGAATAA
- the murG gene encoding undecaprenyldiphospho-muramoylpentapeptide beta-N-acetylglucosaminyltransferase — translation MNKISPRIIIGSGGTGGHIYTGLAIADELKKKIPKVNILFIGSKNHMEMQEIPKLGYKIESIYISGGKNKFFSMRFFILTMELIYSYFLVKKILDKFSPDLVIGTGGYVSFPTLYVAGRRKIPILLQEQNSFPGCTNRIFSRYAKKICISYEEANKYFPKEKTVITGNPVRSVILENFPSKDKACNHLGLNIHKPIILSLGGSQGSNKINQTWMKGLKKLIHLDIQLIWQVGKKDIHELRKNMISHHKNFVLMNYIENISVCYAAADIIVSRAGALTISEICLIGKPCILIPYPWSSDDHQNKNAKIMKEKKAALIIKNDEIENKLVDTTIQLLNDSKRKKIISTNNLRLGKPNATKDIINEILQII, via the coding sequence ATGAATAAGATTTCGCCTAGAATAATTATTGGAAGTGGTGGAACTGGTGGTCATATTTATACAGGCTTAGCTATAGCAGATGAACTGAAAAAAAAAATTCCAAAAGTCAATATTTTATTTATCGGATCTAAAAATCACATGGAAATGCAAGAAATACCTAAGTTAGGATATAAAATTGAGAGTATTTATATTTCAGGTGGAAAAAATAAATTTTTTTCCATGAGATTTTTTATTTTAACTATGGAATTAATATACAGCTACTTTTTGGTAAAGAAAATTTTGGATAAATTCTCTCCTGATTTAGTAATTGGAACTGGTGGATATGTTAGCTTTCCAACTTTATATGTTGCAGGAAGAAGAAAAATACCTATTTTACTTCAAGAACAAAATTCTTTTCCTGGATGTACAAATAGAATATTTTCTCGTTATGCTAAAAAAATATGTATTTCTTATGAAGAAGCAAATAAATATTTTCCAAAAGAGAAAACTGTAATAACGGGAAATCCTGTTAGATCTGTAATTTTAGAAAATTTTCCTAGTAAAGATAAAGCATGTAATCATTTAGGTTTAAATATTCATAAACCTATTATTTTATCTTTAGGAGGAAGTCAAGGATCTAATAAAATTAATCAAACATGGATGAAAGGATTAAAAAAACTAATTCATCTGGATATTCAATTGATTTGGCAGGTAGGAAAAAAAGATATTCATGAATTGAGAAAAAATATGATTTCTCATCATAAAAATTTTGTTTTGATGAATTATATTGAAAATATATCTGTATGTTATGCGGCTGCAGACATTATTGTATCTAGAGCAGGTGCTTTAACTATATCTGAAATATGTTTAATAGGAAAACCTTGCATATTGATACCTTATCCTTGGTCATCTGATGACCACCAAAATAAAAATGCTAAAATAATGAAAGAAAAAAAAGCAGCATTGATCATTAAAAATGATGAAATAGAAAATAAATTAGTAGATACTACTATACAATTGCTTAATGATTCTAAAAGAAAAAAAATAATTAGTACAAATAATCTACGATTAGGAAAACCTAATGCAACAAAAGATATTATAAACGAGATATTACAGATTATTTAA
- the ftsZ gene encoding cell division protein FtsZ, with amino-acid sequence MKKANFIQKKENIPFGISKNRSAAIKVIGVGGGGSNALSHMFEQGITGVDFIVCNTDAQALNNNPVPIKIQLGASITEGLGAGADPEIGEKAALESLEEIKSILDSNTKMAFITAGMGGGTGTGAAPIIAGISKEKGILTVGIVTIPFHFEGKMRLQQAQKGIESLRKNVDSLIVINNDKLRELYGNLGFKAGFSKADEVLTTAAKGIAEVITHHYKQNIDLRDTRTVLKESGTAVMGSAVSVGENRAKEAVVQALDSPLLNDNKITGAKNVLLLIVSGKIEITIDEIGVISDYIQSEAGNNANIIMGLGEDEGLEESISVTIVATGFPTEIQRVINHEEKKIFHRLEEPYRLSKIERIHSYSKKKRMDPFSSNESKITNKKNFSFNKKKNLLHKSINHTSNSSVEKRYMLEEDFDLPIIHKDKRNIKDNKKENDNIHDF; translated from the coding sequence ATGAAAAAAGCAAATTTTATACAAAAAAAAGAAAACATTCCATTTGGAATATCTAAAAATCGTTCAGCAGCTATAAAAGTTATTGGTGTAGGAGGAGGGGGGAGCAACGCTTTAAGTCATATGTTTGAACAAGGAATCACTGGTGTAGATTTTATAGTTTGTAATACAGATGCACAAGCATTAAATAACAATCCAGTTCCAATAAAAATTCAATTAGGAGCTTCCATTACAGAAGGATTAGGTGCTGGAGCAGATCCAGAAATAGGAGAAAAAGCAGCTTTAGAAAGTTTAGAAGAAATTAAAAGTATATTAGATTCTAATACAAAAATGGCTTTTATTACAGCTGGTATGGGTGGAGGAACAGGAACAGGAGCCGCTCCAATTATCGCAGGTATTTCTAAAGAAAAAGGAATTTTAACTGTAGGAATAGTAACCATTCCTTTTCATTTTGAAGGAAAAATGAGGTTACAACAAGCTCAAAAAGGAATAGAATCTTTGAGGAAAAATGTGGATTCACTCATTGTTATTAACAATGATAAATTAAGAGAGTTATATGGAAATCTTGGATTTAAAGCAGGCTTTTCAAAAGCAGATGAAGTTCTTACTACTGCAGCTAAAGGAATAGCAGAAGTTATTACTCACCATTATAAACAAAATATTGATTTAAGAGATACAAGAACTGTTCTGAAAGAAAGTGGAACGGCTGTAATGGGTTCTGCTGTTTCTGTTGGGGAAAACAGAGCAAAAGAAGCTGTAGTTCAAGCTTTAGATTCTCCATTGCTTAATGATAATAAAATAACGGGAGCAAAAAATGTTCTTCTGCTTATTGTTTCAGGAAAAATTGAAATTACTATAGATGAAATAGGAGTCATCAGCGATTATATACAATCGGAAGCCGGAAATAATGCTAATATTATTATGGGATTAGGAGAAGATGAAGGATTAGAAGAAAGCATTTCAGTTACTATAGTAGCAACAGGATTTCCTACTGAAATTCAAAGAGTTATTAATCATGAAGAAAAAAAAATATTTCATAGGTTAGAAGAACCTTATAGGTTATCAAAAATAGAAAGGATTCATTCATATTCTAAAAAAAAAAGAATGGATCCTTTTTCATCAAATGAATCAAAAATTACTAATAAAAAGAACTTTTCTTTCAATAAAAAGAAAAATTTATTGCATAAAAGTATAAATCATACATCTAATTCTTCAGTTGAAAAAAGATACATGTTAGAAGAGGATTTTGATCTTCCTATTATTCATAAAGATAAAAGAAATATAAAGGATAATAAGAAGGAAAATGATAATATTCATGATTTTTAA
- a CDS encoding UDP-N-acetylmuramate--L-alanine ligase, protein MNLNEMRFCYFIGIGGMGMSSLALYFHYLGKTVSGYDKNRTILTRKLEKNGILINYHDHINILPKWIHSEKCLIVYTPAIPDNHKQWNFLKKYGKNIKKRSQVLALITKNKICIAIGGTHGKTTTCILLGHILYNTGKKITAFLGGISENYKSNLILNGKELFLVEADEFDQSFLYLSPNIACITSLDQDHVDTYPEKNTLIKAYINFSKQIKNPHKKLFININKKEIFTNKNSIISYSVGKIGGNYYSNLVYMKGNKWFFDFHTPKETWKSLPLPIPGFHNLKNITAALSISDYLKISSEEVRKALFLFKGIYRRYTIHFQSMKKIYIDDYAHHPTEINELIVTIRKSFPCKKILGIFQPHLFSRTKFFEKDFAKSLEKLDCLILLDIYPAREFPMCGVTSNKLLDIIKMNYKNKEVSTLSKVLEKIKKKNFDILLTIGAGNIDTLIIPIKKWLENMDE, encoded by the coding sequence ATGAATCTAAATGAAATGAGATTTTGTTATTTTATAGGAATAGGAGGGATGGGGATGAGCTCATTAGCCCTATATTTTCATTATCTTGGAAAAACAGTTTCTGGTTATGATAAGAATCGAACTATTTTAACAAGGAAATTAGAAAAAAATGGAATTTTAATAAATTATCATGATCATATAAACATTTTACCTAAATGGATCCATTCCGAAAAATGTTTAATCGTTTATACTCCAGCAATTCCAGATAACCATAAACAATGGAATTTTTTAAAAAAATATGGAAAGAATATAAAAAAAAGATCTCAAGTATTAGCTTTAATTACAAAAAATAAAATTTGTATAGCTATAGGAGGAACTCATGGAAAAACAACGACTTGTATATTATTAGGGCATATCTTGTATAATACTGGAAAAAAGATTACTGCTTTTTTAGGTGGTATTTCTGAAAATTATAAATCTAATCTTATTTTGAATGGTAAAGAACTCTTTTTAGTAGAGGCTGATGAATTTGACCAATCTTTTTTATATTTATCTCCGAATATAGCATGTATTACATCTTTAGATCAAGATCATGTGGATACTTATCCGGAAAAGAATACTTTGATAAAGGCATATATAAATTTTTCTAAACAAATAAAAAATCCGCATAAAAAATTATTTATTAATATTAATAAAAAAGAAATTTTTACGAATAAAAATTCTATTATTTCTTATTCAGTAGGAAAAATAGGAGGAAATTATTATTCTAATCTTGTTTATATGAAAGGAAATAAATGGTTTTTTGATTTTCATACCCCAAAAGAAACATGGAAATCTCTTCCATTGCCTATTCCAGGATTTCATAATTTAAAAAATATAACGGCGGCATTGTCTATATCTGATTATTTGAAAATAAGTAGTGAAGAGGTTAGAAAAGCTCTATTTTTATTTAAGGGAATTTACAGAAGATATACCATTCATTTTCAATCTATGAAAAAAATATATATAGATGATTATGCTCATCATCCTACAGAAATAAATGAACTAATTGTAACTATTAGAAAATCTTTTCCATGTAAGAAAATATTGGGAATTTTTCAACCTCATTTATTTAGTAGAACTAAATTTTTTGAAAAAGATTTTGCTAAAAGTTTAGAAAAACTAGATTGTTTAATTTTGTTAGATATTTATCCAGCTAGAGAATTTCCTATGTGTGGAGTTACTTCTAATAAATTATTAGATATAATTAAAATGAATTATAAAAACAAAGAGGTATCTACTTTATCAAAAGTTTTAGAAAAAATAAAGAAAAAAAATTTTGACATTTTACTTACAATAGGAGCAGGAAATATTGATACGTTAATTATACCTATTAAAAAATGGTTAGAAAATATGGATGAATGA
- a CDS encoding cell division protein FtsQ/DivIB — protein MKKKISYILIIYMIFMIFLFFFSKKTHQNRTLEKVNVIIVNSSSNDGFINEKTIKKILFPRYKIENFKKKIGQLCILNMEKKLNNYPFIKKSEVFLSVDGTLHIKIWTKKPILRIKNGKDEYYLTNEGENLELSSLYSSNVILATGYFSKEERKYLSNLVQIINSDEILKEQIISIKKTVSDLFLLIPKVGNHRIILGNIKNFKSKLNKLKAFYTQYLNVIDIKKYESIDLQYKDQVVAKKR, from the coding sequence ATGAAAAAAAAAATATCCTATATTCTTATTATATATATGATTTTTATGATATTCTTGTTTTTTTTTTCTAAAAAAACACATCAAAATAGAACTTTAGAAAAAGTTAATGTTATCATAGTAAACTCATCATCTAATGATGGTTTTATAAATGAAAAAACTATTAAAAAAATTCTATTTCCTAGGTATAAAATAGAAAATTTTAAAAAAAAAATCGGTCAATTATGTATATTAAACATGGAAAAAAAATTAAATAATTACCCTTTTATAAAAAAATCTGAAGTTTTTCTTAGTGTAGATGGGACTCTACATATTAAAATTTGGACAAAAAAACCTATTTTAAGAATAAAAAATGGAAAAGATGAATACTATCTTACTAATGAAGGGGAAAATTTAGAGCTTTCTTCTCTCTACTCCTCAAATGTTATTTTGGCAACAGGATATTTTTCAAAAGAAGAAAGAAAATATCTATCTAATTTGGTTCAAATTATAAATTCTGATGAAATTTTAAAAGAGCAAATAATTAGTATTAAAAAAACCGTTTCTGACTTGTTTTTACTAATACCAAAAGTAGGAAATCATCGTATTATATTAGGAAATATCAAAAATTTTAAAAGTAAATTGAATAAATTAAAGGCTTTTTATACGCAGTATCTCAATGTAATAGATATAAAAAAATATGAAAGTATTGATTTACAATATAAGGACCAAGTAGTTGCGAAAAAAAGATAA